GACTCGTCAAAGAGTGGGGCATTTACGCAAGTAGGAAACTCCGGTCTCCCAATTCAATAATGTTCGGTCAAAACTTTAGGTAACACAACGTACATCTCAGGATTCTCTTTTGATTGACTTAATAATAGCACATTATGAAATCGGCTTCAAGGCGATAAATACAGGATTCATTGTTATTTATTAACATTTAGTGACAAATACAATTCCTGCAATTGGGAACTTGCTACCTCGCTTGGTGCATCTGTTACTAAGCAGCTTGCACTTGCCGTTTTTGGAAAAGCAATGGTATCTCTAAGGTTAGAGCTTCCGGCCAGCAGCATCACTAAACGGTCAAGACCAATCGCAATTCCTCCATGAGGAGGTGTCCCGTATTCAAAAGCATTTAATAACCAGCCGAATTGTTCCTTCGCTTCTTCAGGTGTAAAACCTAGGACGCTGAACATTTTCTCTTGAATTGGGCGCTCAAAGATCCGCAATGAGCCGCCGCCCAACTCATAGCCATTCAATACTATGTCATATGCTTGAGCACGAACCCTTGAAGGATCTGTATCTAGGTAAGCTAAATCGTCGCGCACCGGCATTGTAAAAGGATGGTGAGCAGCATAATAACGCCCCTCCTCCTCGGCGTACTCAAGCAGCGGCCAATCTATAACCCATAAGAAATTATATAAGCTCTCATCAATTAAATTTAACTCTTTGCCAAGTTTAAGTCTTAATGCTCCGAGGGAATCAGCAACCACGCTCTTTTTATCCGCCACAAACAGCAGTAAGTCCCCTTCAGCTGCCTCAAGAGTAGCTTTAATTGCCGCTGCATTTTCTTCGGAGAAGAATTTCGCAATCGGACCCTTTAGCTCATTTGCTTCCACCTTTAACCAAGCAAGCCCTTTAGCCCCATAGCGCGCAGCAAACTCACCAAGTGCATCAATGTCTTTGCGGGAATACTTGTCCGCCGCAGCTTTCACATTTATAGCTTTTACTTGTCCGCCTCCGGCAACAGCCGCCGCAAATACTTTAAAGTCAGAATCCTTTACGATCTCGGATACATCGACTAACTCTAAGCCAAATCGGGTATCCGGTTTATCAGAACCATATCGGTTCATAGCTTCGTCATAGCTCATGCGCGGGAACGGAGTGGCAACATCTATACCTTTTACATCCTTCATCACTTTGGACATCATTCTTTCTAGAAGACCCATGATATCCTCTTGACTTAAGAAGCTTGTTTCAATATCTACCTGAGTAAACTCCGGCTGACGGTCAGCACGTAAGTCTTCATCACGGAAACAACGGGCAATTTGGTAGTAGCGTTCCACTCCACCCACCATTAAAAGCTGCTTAAACAATTGAGGTGATTGCGGTAATGCATAAAACTCACCTGGATGCACACGGCTTGGAACAAGGTAGTCACGGGCTCCCTCTGGTGTACTCTTTGTTAAAATTGGCGTTTCCACATCTAAAAAGCCTTCTGAATCTAAGAAATTCCGGATATTTTGCGTTACCTGATGGCGCATTTTTAATGTTTCAAACATGACAGGGCGACGGAAGTCTAAATAACGATATTTTAAACGTACATCTTCTGAAGCATCTGTATTATCCGAAATCATAAATGGCGGTGTTTTCGCTTCATTAATGATGGTTACCGTTTCTGCTTGAACTTCAATTTTCCCAGTATTTATATTCTCATTAACAGTTCCTGGATCACGGGCAACTACAGTCCCGACAACATCCAAAACATACTCATTGCGGATTTTTTCAGCTGTTTGCAATGCATCCTGTGATAATTCTGGATTAAAAACAACCTGCACAATCCCAGTGCGATCGCGAAGATCGATAAAAATTAATCCTCCAAGGTCGCGTCTACGCTGTACCCATCCTTTTAATGTTACTTTTTCCCCAACTGCTTTCTCAGGAACCTCGCCACAAAAATATGATCTGCCAAACATGATTATCCTCCTTTAAACCTGCAACTTCTTGAATTCTTGGACAAAAGCGTCCAATGCTATTTCTGTTTGTTCACCTGTAGCCATATTTTTCACGTTGATTTTATTGTTTTTCAGCTCTTCGTCACCAAGGATGGCAACAAACTTTGCTTTCAAGCGGTCGGCCGCCTTAAATTGTGCTTTAATTTTTCGATCCAAATAGTCTCTTTCTGCAGAATAACCTGCTGAACGAAGCTGCTGCAGAAGTCCTACTGTGTAATCCTTTGCCTCGTCCCCTAACGCTGCAAGATAGCAATCGATTCCTTCATTTACATTTAGTTCAATGCCCTCCGCTTTAAGTGCTGCAATAAACCGTTCAATACTTAAAGCAAATCCGATTCCTGCTGTATTCGGTCCTCCTATTTCCTCGACTAGACCGTTATAGCGTCCGCCTCCGCAAAGCGTAGTAATCGCTCCAAACCCTTCCGCATCACTCATAATTTCAAAAGTAGTGTGATTATAGTAATCCAAGCCCCGAACTAAATTGGCGTCCACTTCAAAGGCTAGATCAAGCTGTGTTAAATATTGCTTTACTTTTTCAAAATAAGCATGTGATTCCTCATTTAGATATTCGAGAATTGATGGGGCTGTTTTCATTAACTCGTGGCTGCGGTCCTGTTTGCAATCCAAGATTCGGAGCGGATTTTTTTCCAATCTGTTTTGACAATCCTGACAAAACTCTCCGATTCTAGGTTTGAAATGTTTCACTAAAGCATCACGATGTGCCTGCCGACTATCTTTATCACCAAGACTATTAACCACAAGCTTCAACTTTTTTAAGCCCATTTCTTTATAAAGGTTCATGGCAAGGGCAATTACTTCAACATCAATGGCCGGGTCACTGCTTCCAAGTGCTTCGACACCAAATTGGACAAATTGGCGGAAACGGCCTGCTTGAGGGCGTTCATAGCGGAACATTGGTCCCAAATAGTAGAGCTTAACCGGCTGACCAGCGTTACCGAACATTTTTTTCTCAACATATGACCTAACAACCGGTGCTGTCCCTTCAGGCCTTAGCGTAATACTACGGCCGCCACGGTCCTCAAATGTATACATTTCCTTCTGAACAATATCAGTCGTATCGCCTACACCTCTTAAGAATAGTTCAGTTTGTTCAAAAATCGGCGTGCGAATTTCATGATATTGGTATTTTCCGCATAGTTCCTTCGCTTTTGCTTCAATTTGCTGCCACAGCTCTACTTCACCGGGCAATATGTCCTGCGTCCCTCTCGGAATGCTGATTGACATGGCAAAAACCTCCTCAATAACAAGTAATTCATATGTATCATGTTAATTTTTTCCTAAATAAAAAAACTCCCATCCCTTGTATAAATACAAGGGACGGAAGTTTATCCGCGGTGCCACCCTAGTTGAAGAGTACAATAAATCAATACCCTTCCTCTCAAACAGTTAACGCCTGTAACGTTCTTCTCCTAATAGAGCAGGATGCTTTTTCAGAGAGAAACCTTCGGAGTGTTCTTTCATTAAGTTTCATGCAGAAATGCTTTCAGCCCAGGGCATTTCCTCTCTTTTCATGGATTAGTCTTAACTACTATGCTCCATCATTGGATATGACAAGTTTTCAATATTATTTCTTTATCATACGGAGCATCTCGATCATTGTCAAGTTGAATTTATGATCTCCCCAAATGTTTTTTCAACTTTCTGACATCCTTCATAGTTAATCCGAATTCGGATGCAAGCTCAAATGGTGTGTTATGCTGTTCTTTTTGGATAAAATCATGAAAATCCACTCCAAAAATCCTGCCATCCATAGACTGAATCGTCCTTCCTTTTTCACTTGATCTCAATGCTCTCACCCCTGACTCACAGTTCAATATTGTTATTATTTCCATTTAGGCATCAAAAATTTCATATTCTTTATTTTTTGGCGCTGTTAAATTTAGCTGTTGATTTCTGCTCCAATCAACAGAGTTTAAATATCAACAATGTTCTTTAACTTAGCCTATTTTTTATAAAACAAAAAGACCTGAAACCATTAAAGGTTTCAGGTCTTGATATTATTTACTATCCACAATCAGTGTAACCGGTCCATCATTTGTTAGAGCCACATCCATCATAGCCCCGAACACACCAGTTTCGACACGAATTCCCTTTTGCCGAAGTGCGGTATTAAACGAATCATAGATTTCAATCGCATGGTCTGGTCTGGCTGCTTCCATAAAATTAGGTCTTCTCCCCTTGCGGCAATCCCCATAAAGGGTAAACTGCGAAACGGAGAGAATTTCACCGCCAACATCCATTAACGAAAAATTCATCTTTTCTTCTTCATCTTCAAAAATTCTCAGATTAGCAATTTTATCAGCAAGATAATTAACATCGTCTTCGTTATCATCATGTGTGACACCAACAAGCAGAACAAGCCCTTTTGTAATCTGACCCGTCACTTCACCATTTACGGTAACGCTGGCTGCCTTGCTTCGCTGAACAACAACTCGCATGGTCTAAACTCCTTAATTCATCATTCGGCGAACCGAGTAGATATCGGGAATTTGTTTAATTCGATCCACTACTTTTCGAAGATGGCTGACATTATGAATCGCGATCGACATATTAATGGTCGCCATTTTATTTCGGTCCGTTTTACCTGTTACTGCAGAAATATTGGTTTTTGTTTCATTGACAGCCTGAAGTACTTCATTTAACAAGCCTCTGCGGTCATAACCACTGATTTCTATATCCACATTGTATTCCTTGCGATCATTCAGGGAGGACTCCCACTCGACAGGAATTAATCTGGACTGTGCCTCGTTTTTATCGATGTTAGTACAATCCGCACGATGGACAGATACTCCGCGGCCCTTTGTAATATATCCGACAATTTCATCGCCCGGAACCGGATTACAGCATCTAGAAAGGCGAATTAACAGATTATCAATCCCTTGTACCCTTACTCCGGATTCCCGTTTTTTAGAGGATGGGAAAGATTTCAAATCAGATATAACATTGGTGATACTTGCCGATTGTTCCTGATCGCGTTTTTTCCGCCACTTTTCCGTTAACCGGTTCGCAACCTGTAAGGCAGTAACACCGTTATAACCGACAGCAGCATACATATCCTCTTCATTTGAAAAATTAAATTTCTCGGCAACCTTTTTTAGATTTTCCGGAGTTAAAATTTCTTTTATATCAAATTCCATGCTGCGTATTTCTTTTTCTACAAGCTCTTTGCCTTTTACGATATTCTCATCCCGGCGCTGCTTTTTAAAGAAGGCACGGATTTTATTTTTCGCTTGGGATGTTTGGGCAAGCTTGAGCCAATCCTGGCTCGGGCCATAAGAATGCTTGGAAGTAAGAATTTCAATTATATCCCCTGTCTTTAGCTTGTAATCCAGCGTCACCATCTTGCCGTTCACTTTCGCACCAATTGTTTTATTGCCAATCTCCGAGTGAATGCGGTAGGCAAAATCAATTGGAACTGATCCGGATGGTAACTCTAAAACATCACCTTTTGGTGTAAACACAAACACCATATCAGAGAACAGGTCAATTTTTAATGATTCCATAAATTCTTCAGCATTTGTAATATCATTTTGAAATTCAAGAATTTCCCTGAACCATGTTAGCTTTTCGTCAAAAGAGGTGTTGTCATCAATCGACTTTCCTTCTTTGTATGCCCAGTGGGCCGCAATCCCGAACTCAGCGATCCGATGCATTTCAAAGGTGCGGATTTGCACCTCAAGCGGATCTCCCTTCGGCCCAATGACCGTAGTATGCAAAGACTGATACATATTTGGCTTTGGCATCGCAATATAATCTTTAAAGCGTCCTGGCATTGGTTTCCAGCAAGTGTGGATAATACCCAATACGGCATAGCAATCCTTGATGCTGTTTACTACAATTCGAACAGCAAGCAAATCATAAATTTCGTTAAACTGCTTATTTTGCAGGGCCATTTTTCGATAAATACTGTAAATATGCTTTGGTCTTCCGGAAAGCTCTGACTTGATAGAAACCTCTGCTAGCCGCTCCTTGACCTCATTCATCACATCATCCAAGTATTGCTCTCTCTCGGCCCGTTTTTTCTTCATTAAATTTACAATCCGATAATATTGCTGAGGGTTTAAATACCTTAAAGCCGTATCTTCCAGCTCCCATTTAATCTTCGAGATTCCAAGACGATGTGCCAGCGGTGCAAAAATTTCCAGTGTTTCGTTAGAAATTCTCCGCTGTTTTTCTGCAGGAAGATGTTTAAGTGTACGCATATTATGCAGACGATCAGCTAGTTTTATGAGAATGACTCGGATATCCCGAGCCATGGCAACAAACATTTTCCGATGGTTTTCTGCTTGCTGTTCCTCATGTGATTTATATTTAATTTTCCCTAATTTGGTTACCCCGTCGACAAGCATTGCCACTTCTGAATTAAAAGCAGCCTCTATATCTTTTAAAGATACATTTGTATCTTCAACGACATCATGAAGAAAACCGGCAGCGACCGTACCCGGATCCATTTGCAAATCAGCCAGGATCCCTGCGACCTGAATTGGATGGATAATGTAGGGTTCACCGGATTTGCGATATTGTTCCCGATGAGCATGTTTCGCAAATTCATATGCTTTACGAACTAATGCTACATGCTCTTCATTCAAATATTTTCTAGTCGTGTCGATGACTTGGTCGGCTGTCAACACTTGATCATTCGCCATGATATCACCTTTATTTTCATCACATTTTAATTTGTCCAGAGATAAAAAAACACTTAATTGAATTACATTAAATTAGAATGATTATTACTACTATCAGATAAAAATATCACAAATGTAAAGAGATTGGAACCTTTTTTCAGCAAATTTTGAACGGAATGTCGAAATTTCTGTCTGAATCATTCTGCTGTCTCTATTCTTGCTAAGAATTTATCAGAATTTTATACAAAGAGAGCACTCTTTATTCGAGTGCTCTCTCATCCATTTTAATACTGCATTAATGTTAAGATATCGTAGTCGTCCAGCTTGCTTCTGCCTTCTAAATAAGTCAATTCAATAATGAAGGCGATCCCAGCAACAACGCCGCCAAGCTCCTCAACTAATTTAATCGTAGCTTCTATTGTACCACCAGTTGCCAATAAATCGTCTGTTATCAGAACACGCTGACCAGGTTTAATGGCATCCTTATGAATGGTTAAAACATCTTTACCATATTCCAAACCATAGCCAACTTTAATGGTTTCACGAGGAAGTTTACCTTCCTTACGAACGGGGGCAAATCCTACTCCAAGGGAATAGGCTACAGGGCAGCCAATAATAAATCCGCGTGCTTCTGGTCCTACGATTATATCGATATGTTTATCCTTTGCATAATCAACAATCCGATCTGTTGCATATCTATATGCTTCTCCATCATTCATTAATGGTGTAATATCCTTAAACACAATACCTTGTTTCGGATAATCCGGTACGATTGCTACAAATTGTTTTAAATCCACTTGTGAACTGCCTCCTCAATTTCAACTGACCCTTCGATCACAGTATCAAACCAACTCTTCAGTTCCTGATAAGATGAAAATAACAAATCCTTCTCAAGAATTGATTGGTTATTCTTTGCCTGATATGTTTGCGATTCAGTTAAATCACGCTTTTGCGCAGACTTTTTTAATGTAATGATTCCATTGTTTATTGTAACAAAATCCAGTTCAGAAAACACCTTTGACATTAAATCAATTGTTTCCTTCGTCCACCCCCGCAATTTGGCTACTTCATCAGCATACCGATTCAGGTCGAGCGAACCCTGTTTAGCCAAAAAGGCATAATACCACTTGAAATGTTCCCGGGTTGGAATCGTGCTAAAGAAATCACTGGATTCTTTATAAAAATAAGCATATATTCTTGCAGGTTTTTTCCCTTTCAGCAGATGAATGATGATTTCTTTTGATGGCGGAAGATCGAGCAATACGACATTCGCCATCGTACAATCAACAGCTTCGGCTGTTTTCTCATCTTCGATCAGAATGGTGTCTGGCCTTGTATGGGCCTTTATTTTCTCAAAATATTCTTTACTAAAAATGATTACTTTTCGATTTTCAGCTGGGACAGAGTCTTCTATCCGTTTCTTTTGCTGCTGGCCTCGATAATCAAACAATTGCCATGAATCGACGGCCATATCATGAATAAAGATCTGTGGCTTTCGAATATTGTTCCACTCATTAATGGATAATTCACCAATCAATGCAATGGATGCTGCAGGTGAAATTTCATCTGCCAATGCACCTAAACCAAACCCGACTCCATCAAGATTTGCCCCATTTTCTTGAACTGAAAGCTTTAAATGGTTTTGATCACTGCCGATTTTTCTTATACCGGAAATATCAACATGATTGATTAAAACTTTTGGCTTCGGATTGTCGATACCAAAAGGGGAAAGCAGCTGAACTTCCTCCAAAGCGGCTAATGTAATTTCTTCGAGATGAACTTCTTGGTCAAGATAGGTTATGGGCGTAAAATCTTCTTCCGTCAGCTCTTCTTCAGCCAAAATATTTAAACGCTCGCGCAGATCAGCCACATCTTCAAGCTTCAATGTCATCCCAGCAGCCATGGGATGTCCTCCAAAGTGAGGAAGTATGTCACGGCAAGCGGATAAGTTCTGAAAAAGGTCAAAACCATTGATGCTCCTTGCTGAACCTTTTGCCAGCCCTTTCTCACCGTCAAAGCTTAAGACGATTGTTGGCCGATAATATTTTTCAACTAATCTGGAAGCAACAATACCTATAACGCCTGCATTCCAACCTTCTTTACCGATGACAAGGACTTTATTTGAATCGACAGGAAATTGGTTCTCAACCATTTCCATTGCCTCATCTGTAATTGATTTCACAATGTTTTGCCTTGTTTTATTCAGGTCTTCCATTTCTGCTGCAAGCATTTCTGCCTCGTCAGGATCATTCGTCAAAAGGAGACGGACAGCTAAGCCAGCGTCTTCCAAACGGCCAACAGCATTAATCCTTGGTCCTAATGTAAAGCCAATCGTTTCTTCATTCACTGACAAAGGATCGCTGCCAGCCAATTTAAAAATGGCTTTAAGACCAATATTTTTAGTCATCCTTAATTTCTCAAGGCCTTTTTTCACAATTAAACGATTTTCACCTTTTAATGATACAAGGTCTGCAACCGTCCCAATCACTGCAATTTCTATTAAGTGCTCTGGAGTCTTTCCATAAAGCGCATGTGCTAATTTAAACGCCACGCCCACTCCCGCCAGTTCACGAAACGGATACGTTCCTTCTGGAAGTTTAGGATGAATAATCGCGAGTGCTTCAGGTAAGACTGGTCCTGGTTCATGGTGGTCTGTGATAATAAGATCCAGGCCAAGCTCTTTGGCTACAGAAGCTTCATGGATCGCAGCGATTCCTGTATCAACTGTTATAATCAATGAAACTCCATTTTCTTTTGCCATCCGAAAGGCGGGTTCATTTGGTCCATAGCCTTCAGTGAACCTGTTCGGTATATAAAAATCAACATTTGCCCCCAAGTCCCGTAATGTCATCATTAAGACAGTTGTACTGCTTACACCATCAGCATCATAATCTCCAAAAATGAGAATCTGCTCTTGCTTTTCGATGGCCTGACGAATTCGGTTAACGGCAATATCCATTCCTTTAAACAAATAAGGGTCATGAAAGTCATCTTTTCCAAATAAAAAATACCGTGCAGATTCTACGGTATCTATTCCACGATTGACAAGCAGAGATGCAGCTAGAGGTGTTATTTTTAATTCATTTTCAAGCATCTTTACTAGTTGTTGATCCGTTTGACGGACAACCCATCTTGTTTTTGACTTTAACATATGTTCAAGATCACCTCTCAGACTTTCTTATTATACAGGAGCGCTTGACAGCTTTCAATCATAGAAATGTTAAATACTTTTGAATAGATTTCCGCTGCAATCTCTCAAGAGATCTTTTATTTGAATGAACAAAAGCGCAAGCATCCAATTTAGACGCTTGCGCTTTCTTTTTAAACTTGTGGTTGATCAGAGTATTTTCTCTTTTCTTTCACTGTTTTAATAACACCTTTTTTCTTCAGCTCTTTTCCTTTAAACACTACCCAAAGACCAGAAGCAATAAAGATGGATGAATATACTCCTACTAAGAGTCCGATCAACAAGGCCAAGGAGAAGTTGCGAATGGCCGGACTGCCGAAAACCAAAAGTGAAATAACGGTAATTAATACCATTAAAACAGTGTTTAAGGACCTTGTTAATGTTTGACGAATACTTATGTTCACTACATCAACAATATCTTTAAATGTCTTGAACCGCTTCTTTAAATGCATGTTTTCACGAATCCGGTCAAATGTAACAATCGTATCGTGGATAGAGTAACCAACAACAGTCAATACTGCCGCAATAAAGTTCAGGTCCACTTCAAGCCTTGTAATACTGAAAAAGGCGATCATGAAGAAAGCATCGTGGAGCATGGCAATAACTGCCGATAAAGCCATTAAAAATTCAAAACGAATCGTTAAGTAAAGAATCATACCGATCGATGCAATGAGTATGGCGTAAACCGCATTTTTCGCGAGCTCACGGCCAATTGTAGGTGAAACTGTACTTACGTTTGGCTCTGCACCATATTCCTTTTTAAATTCTGTTTTTAATTGACTAATTTGATTTTTAGACAATACGCCTTTTAATCGTGCTGCTCCAATCTCATTATTCTTCCCTTCAAGGGTCACATCATCTGTTTTGATATGGAGACGATCAAATGAGCTCTTAATCTGTTCTGTTGTCAGCGGGGATTTCCCTAAAACTTCAATTCGTGTACCGCTAGTGAAATCAATAGCCAGGTTCAATTTGAAAATAATTAAAATGATTAAACCGACCGACAGCATCACACCGGAGAAAGCGAAAAACAACTTTCTCATGGCGACAAAATCTATTTTATCAAACTTAGTTGGCAAGGATAATGTATCAATATTTTGATTCATGCTATGGATATCAGCGGCTTTAACACCAAACCAGCCGGCTTTGTTTTTCAAGAAACCGCTGTGAACCCATAAACCAAGCAATAAACGTGAACCATATACAGCTGTAAGGAAACTCATAACAACACTCAAAATAAGCATTGTTGCAAATCCTCTTACCGAGCTTGTCCCGAAGTAGAATAAAACAGCCGCCGTAATAATCGTATTCAAATTGGAATCGAGAATGGCCGTGAAAGCATGCTTTTCACCGGCTTGGAACGCTGATTTTATCGACTTTCCGAGTTTGATTTCCTCTTTTATCCGTTCGTAGGTAATAATATTCGCATCTACGGCCATCCCAACCCCAAGGATCAAGGCTGCGATTCCTGGCAGAGTCAGTACGGCATTCATCCAATGGAAAATGAGTAAAACTAAATAAATGTAGATGCTTAGTGAAACAACCGCAATAAAACCTGGGAAGCGGTAATAAACCAGCATGAACAAATAAATAAGTGCAATACCAATCAATCCGGCGATAACCGTATCATGCAAGGCTTCCTGGCCAAATTTAGCTCCAACTGAAGTGGAATATATTTCCTTAAGTTTCACAGGAAGAGCACCTGCATTTAAGAGAGACGCTAATGTTGAAGCTTCTTTTGTAGTAAAATTACCGACTATTGAAACGGTATTTTGATTAAATACTTGGCTTACTGTTGGGGCAGACAAATATTTTGGATTTTTCTTTCCGAACTCTTTTTTAAATGAATCTTTACCTTGTTCAAAGTCAAGCCAAATGACAAGAAGATTGTTCGGATATGGTTTGCTGGAAATTTCCTTTGTTACTTTGGCAAATTTAT
Above is a genomic segment from Neobacillus endophyticus containing:
- the dtd gene encoding D-aminoacyl-tRNA deacylase, whose amino-acid sequence is MRVVVQRSKAASVTVNGEVTGQITKGLVLLVGVTHDDNEDDVNYLADKIANLRIFEDEEEKMNFSLMDVGGEILSVSQFTLYGDCRKGRRPNFMEAARPDHAIEIYDSFNTALRQKGIRVETGVFGAMMDVALTNDGPVTLIVDSK
- the recJ gene encoding single-stranded-DNA-specific exonuclease RecJ; the encoded protein is MLKSKTRWVVRQTDQQLVKMLENELKITPLAASLLVNRGIDTVESARYFLFGKDDFHDPYLFKGMDIAVNRIRQAIEKQEQILIFGDYDADGVSSTTVLMMTLRDLGANVDFYIPNRFTEGYGPNEPAFRMAKENGVSLIITVDTGIAAIHEASVAKELGLDLIITDHHEPGPVLPEALAIIHPKLPEGTYPFRELAGVGVAFKLAHALYGKTPEHLIEIAVIGTVADLVSLKGENRLIVKKGLEKLRMTKNIGLKAIFKLAGSDPLSVNEETIGFTLGPRINAVGRLEDAGLAVRLLLTNDPDEAEMLAAEMEDLNKTRQNIVKSITDEAMEMVENQFPVDSNKVLVIGKEGWNAGVIGIVASRLVEKYYRPTIVLSFDGEKGLAKGSARSINGFDLFQNLSACRDILPHFGGHPMAAGMTLKLEDVADLRERLNILAEEELTEEDFTPITYLDQEVHLEEITLAALEEVQLLSPFGIDNPKPKVLINHVDISGIRKIGSDQNHLKLSVQENGANLDGVGFGLGALADEISPAASIALIGELSINEWNNIRKPQIFIHDMAVDSWQLFDYRGQQQKKRIEDSVPAENRKVIIFSKEYFEKIKAHTRPDTILIEDEKTAEAVDCTMANVVLLDLPPSKEIIIHLLKGKKPARIYAYFYKESSDFFSTIPTREHFKWYYAFLAKQGSLDLNRYADEVAKLRGWTKETIDLMSKVFSELDFVTINNGIITLKKSAQKRDLTESQTYQAKNNQSILEKDLLFSSYQELKSWFDTVIEGSVEIEEAVHKWI
- a CDS encoding adenine phosphoribosyltransferase → MDLKQFVAIVPDYPKQGIVFKDITPLMNDGEAYRYATDRIVDYAKDKHIDIIVGPEARGFIIGCPVAYSLGVGFAPVRKEGKLPRETIKVGYGLEYGKDVLTIHKDAIKPGQRVLITDDLLATGGTIEATIKLVEELGGVVAGIAFIIELTYLEGRSKLDDYDILTLMQY
- the hisS gene encoding histidine--tRNA ligase, whose amino-acid sequence is MSISIPRGTQDILPGEVELWQQIEAKAKELCGKYQYHEIRTPIFEQTELFLRGVGDTTDIVQKEMYTFEDRGGRSITLRPEGTAPVVRSYVEKKMFGNAGQPVKLYYLGPMFRYERPQAGRFRQFVQFGVEALGSSDPAIDVEVIALAMNLYKEMGLKKLKLVVNSLGDKDSRQAHRDALVKHFKPRIGEFCQDCQNRLEKNPLRILDCKQDRSHELMKTAPSILEYLNEESHAYFEKVKQYLTQLDLAFEVDANLVRGLDYYNHTTFEIMSDAEGFGAITTLCGGGRYNGLVEEIGGPNTAGIGFALSIERFIAALKAEGIELNVNEGIDCYLAALGDEAKDYTVGLLQQLRSAGYSAERDYLDRKIKAQFKAADRLKAKFVAILGDEELKNNKINVKNMATGEQTEIALDAFVQEFKKLQV
- the aspS gene encoding aspartate--tRNA ligase — its product is MFGRSYFCGEVPEKAVGEKVTLKGWVQRRRDLGGLIFIDLRDRTGIVQVVFNPELSQDALQTAEKIRNEYVLDVVGTVVARDPGTVNENINTGKIEVQAETVTIINEAKTPPFMISDNTDASEDVRLKYRYLDFRRPVMFETLKMRHQVTQNIRNFLDSEGFLDVETPILTKSTPEGARDYLVPSRVHPGEFYALPQSPQLFKQLLMVGGVERYYQIARCFRDEDLRADRQPEFTQVDIETSFLSQEDIMGLLERMMSKVMKDVKGIDVATPFPRMSYDEAMNRYGSDKPDTRFGLELVDVSEIVKDSDFKVFAAAVAGGGQVKAINVKAAADKYSRKDIDALGEFAARYGAKGLAWLKVEANELKGPIAKFFSEENAAAIKATLEAAEGDLLLFVADKKSVVADSLGALRLKLGKELNLIDESLYNFLWVIDWPLLEYAEEEGRYYAAHHPFTMPVRDDLAYLDTDPSRVRAQAYDIVLNGYELGGGSLRIFERPIQEKMFSVLGFTPEEAKEQFGWLLNAFEYGTPPHGGIAIGLDRLVMLLAGSSNLRDTIAFPKTASASCLVTDAPSEVASSQLQELYLSLNVNK
- a CDS encoding RelA/SpoT family protein — translated: MANDQVLTADQVIDTTRKYLNEEHVALVRKAYEFAKHAHREQYRKSGEPYIIHPIQVAGILADLQMDPGTVAAGFLHDVVEDTNVSLKDIEAAFNSEVAMLVDGVTKLGKIKYKSHEEQQAENHRKMFVAMARDIRVILIKLADRLHNMRTLKHLPAEKQRRISNETLEIFAPLAHRLGISKIKWELEDTALRYLNPQQYYRIVNLMKKKRAEREQYLDDVMNEVKERLAEVSIKSELSGRPKHIYSIYRKMALQNKQFNEIYDLLAVRIVVNSIKDCYAVLGIIHTCWKPMPGRFKDYIAMPKPNMYQSLHTTVIGPKGDPLEVQIRTFEMHRIAEFGIAAHWAYKEGKSIDDNTSFDEKLTWFREILEFQNDITNAEEFMESLKIDLFSDMVFVFTPKGDVLELPSGSVPIDFAYRIHSEIGNKTIGAKVNGKMVTLDYKLKTGDIIEILTSKHSYGPSQDWLKLAQTSQAKNKIRAFFKKQRRDENIVKGKELVEKEIRSMEFDIKEILTPENLKKVAEKFNFSNEEDMYAAVGYNGVTALQVANRLTEKWRKKRDQEQSASITNVISDLKSFPSSKKRESGVRVQGIDNLLIRLSRCCNPVPGDEIVGYITKGRGVSVHRADCTNIDKNEAQSRLIPVEWESSLNDRKEYNVDIEISGYDRRGLLNEVLQAVNETKTNISAVTGKTDRNKMATINMSIAIHNVSHLRKVVDRIKQIPDIYSVRRMMN
- the secDF gene encoding protein translocase subunit SecDF, yielding MVKRSRIIAFLLVILLLGGTMGGTTQNILKHINLGLDLQGGFEVLYQVMPAKNGQKIDKNVLSSTADALDKRINVLGVNEPSIQIEGNNRIRVQLAGVKDQNKARQILSTEANLSFRDVNDKLMMDGSDLKQGGAKQTFDENGKPSVSLTLNSADKFAKVTKEISSKPYPNNLLVIWLDFEQGKDSFKKEFGKKNPKYLSAPTVSQVFNQNTVSIVGNFTTKEASTLASLLNAGALPVKLKEIYSTSVGAKFGQEALHDTVIAGLIGIALIYLFMLVYYRFPGFIAVVSLSIYIYLVLLIFHWMNAVLTLPGIAALILGVGMAVDANIITYERIKEEIKLGKSIKSAFQAGEKHAFTAILDSNLNTIITAAVLFYFGTSSVRGFATMLILSVVMSFLTAVYGSRLLLGLWVHSGFLKNKAGWFGVKAADIHSMNQNIDTLSLPTKFDKIDFVAMRKLFFAFSGVMLSVGLIILIIFKLNLAIDFTSGTRIEVLGKSPLTTEQIKSSFDRLHIKTDDVTLEGKNNEIGAARLKGVLSKNQISQLKTEFKKEYGAEPNVSTVSPTIGRELAKNAVYAILIASIGMILYLTIRFEFLMALSAVIAMLHDAFFMIAFFSITRLEVDLNFIAAVLTVVGYSIHDTIVTFDRIRENMHLKKRFKTFKDIVDVVNISIRQTLTRSLNTVLMVLITVISLLVFGSPAIRNFSLALLIGLLVGVYSSIFIASGLWVVFKGKELKKKGVIKTVKEKRKYSDQPQV